The following coding sequences lie in one Neosynechococcus sphagnicola sy1 genomic window:
- a CDS encoding NIL domain-containing protein, with product MIEAEHPDVIINWQRYSTPRESILTEAQDQRPTQQRIRLRIAEEYHHEPVISRLISDYHLTVTITAALLGANARGDGWFDLLLQGTSAQLKNALIYLNELDLELWHEGTETDGW from the coding sequence ATGATTGAAGCGGAGCATCCCGATGTAATTATCAACTGGCAACGGTATTCTACCCCCAGGGAATCTATCCTCACTGAGGCACAAGATCAGCGGCCAACACAACAGCGGATTCGGCTGAGAATTGCAGAAGAATATCATCACGAACCCGTGATATCACGCCTGATTTCTGATTACCATCTGACAGTAACAATTACAGCTGCATTATTAGGTGCAAATGCGAGGGGTGATGGCTGGTTTGACTTACTCCTGCAAGGAACATCAGCTCAACTAAAAAACGCACTGATCTATCTAAATGAACTAGACCTAGAACTTTGGCACGAGGGTACTGAAACAGATGGTTGGTGA
- the cysW gene encoding sulfate ABC transporter permease subunit CysW — MSTELKVETTTDRPKQQGEKVQANWVPTILIGVGVLYLGVVLLIPALNVFVQAFHKGVGPFFQNLTEPDFLHAVKLTLLLALIAVPINTIFGLCAAWAIARNQFPGKTFVLSLIDLPFSISPVVAGLMIVLLYGRNGWFGGWLQAHDINIVFAFPGMLLATAFVSMPFVAREVIPVLEEVGTDQEEAAKTLGANDWQIFWRVTVPNIRWGLLYGIILTNARAMGEFGAVSVVSGNIAGTTQSLPLFVEESYKQYQTEAAYSASVLLALLAVITLAIKEVIERRTQIKTKVM, encoded by the coding sequence ATGAGCACTGAATTAAAGGTGGAAACCACAACAGATCGCCCAAAGCAGCAGGGTGAAAAGGTTCAAGCTAATTGGGTGCCTACGATACTCATTGGGGTTGGGGTTCTATATCTCGGAGTTGTGTTATTAATCCCGGCATTAAATGTGTTTGTGCAAGCCTTTCACAAAGGGGTTGGGCCATTTTTCCAAAATCTAACGGAGCCAGATTTCTTGCACGCAGTCAAGTTAACGTTACTACTGGCGTTAATTGCAGTTCCCATCAATACCATCTTTGGATTATGCGCCGCTTGGGCGATCGCCCGTAACCAATTTCCTGGGAAGACGTTTGTCTTAAGCCTGATTGATCTGCCATTCTCGATTTCCCCTGTGGTTGCGGGATTAATGATTGTGTTGCTTTACGGTCGCAATGGTTGGTTTGGCGGGTGGTTGCAAGCCCATGACATCAATATTGTGTTTGCCTTTCCAGGGATGTTGTTGGCAACCGCCTTTGTCAGTATGCCCTTTGTTGCCAGAGAGGTGATCCCTGTTCTAGAAGAAGTGGGTACCGATCAAGAGGAAGCTGCTAAAACCCTGGGGGCAAATGACTGGCAAATTTTTTGGCGAGTTACCGTTCCAAATATTCGTTGGGGGTTACTGTATGGAATTATTCTCACCAATGCCAGAGCCATGGGGGAATTTGGAGCGGTTTCCGTTGTATCGGGCAACATTGCGGGTACAACCCAAAGTCTTCCCCTGTTTGTGGAAGAGTCCTATAAACAATATCAAACTGAAGCGGCCTATTCTGCGTCTGTGCTCCTGGCATTGCTAGCTGTCATTACCTTGGCAATCAAAGAAGTGATTGAACGGCGCACACAGATAAAAACAAAAGTTATGTAA
- a CDS encoding Crp/Fnr family transcriptional regulator — MVGEFKSSTLTERQPNLLAAEHRKVHRRFARRSLLPALPSNLLWKIEVGVVRTLTWLEDGTVITLGLWTAGDIVGDVLSRIDPYQIECLTAVEVELLTVDYWSQEIGGLISHHQQTEELMLIRSSKRVDEMILKILLWLGQKFGRAVEEGRLIDLRLTHQHLAELLGTTRVTVTRALNQFEQEGLIKRLPSHLIILPEQEIWSYEI; from the coding sequence ATGGTTGGTGAATTTAAATCTAGCACCCTGACTGAAAGACAGCCCAACCTGTTGGCGGCTGAGCATCGCAAGGTGCATCGTCGATTTGCTCGTCGTTCTTTATTACCTGCTTTACCCTCAAATTTACTATGGAAAATCGAGGTCGGAGTGGTCAGGACACTGACATGGTTAGAAGACGGTACGGTGATCACCTTAGGGTTATGGACGGCTGGAGATATTGTGGGCGATGTCTTATCCAGAATTGACCCCTATCAAATTGAATGTTTGACGGCTGTTGAGGTCGAATTACTCACCGTCGATTATTGGTCACAGGAAATTGGGGGACTGATTTCACATCATCAGCAAACAGAAGAATTAATGTTAATTCGGAGTAGCAAACGAGTTGATGAAATGATCCTTAAGATATTACTATGGCTGGGACAAAAGTTTGGTCGAGCTGTGGAAGAGGGGCGGTTAATTGATCTGCGACTGACTCACCAACATTTGGCTGAACTATTGGGAACTACCCGTGTCACTGTCACGAGGGCATTAAATCAATTTGAACAGGAGGGTCTGATTAAACGTCTTCCAAGCCACCTAATTATTTTGCCAGAGCAGGAAATCTGGTCTTACGAAATTTAA